In Roseimicrobium gellanilyticum, the following are encoded in one genomic region:
- a CDS encoding peroxiredoxin family protein — protein MDFRVLASCSLAWLLSLGAVMAEAKPEAVQCLSALAWQREQEFQKPPNDEAAFRRGPFAYPQREDAKPLPAALNLPVTVSSSVEKAEVELRIAAGVRALHAFADGEAECWFRDATRLDPQCASAWLGLAMANEKLPSRALYFLDKAKAAQARTSREDGWIAAYDIFFQTARSADLLERLATLSGALQKQGDNRCAETFALRYRIVRANIARIQLADAAEVAGTYAKWTDEEGGEALLFYPVLLWLKFDPAKAALHTKALQEMDGAASAWRLAAEPALALGNYHEAAACLEVALAKVQNPTQASSSVPSSEREHAALQYAKALAWCFFHGGQSSRAMDNALTLVGAPRKPGFTGLEAVDDEPESGYLGALQLRAQLWMATGGWESLADETHAAITGTRKEDGLLVRVHQYYWAVLANAALGRGKEAQHAKVELGKAADEIARTPYLTRHSNLASGYVRGAEAFYGLVQGRISPFMKDIAHVPGFILAPWMSKAGASSAAQALVDEALKEHPASQPLSRIATSLRSGPAAVDALVTFSPALAPATVYSRSVWSYRNFRPAQPEFSLPDKSGVTHALKEFKGRPVLVIFFLGQGCAHCIEQLQKFRPLVGAYEQAGIPIVAIGTDSVAKLEESLGPGPELNPDLPYLILSDEPMAAFKAWKCYDEFLQKPLHGTFLLDGDGGVLWSDISHDPYSQAGYLLGECQRLLRLHGGEAKPSSVMTTGQGEGK, from the coding sequence ATGGATTTTCGCGTGCTCGCGTCTTGCTCGCTGGCATGGCTGCTCTCCTTGGGGGCAGTCATGGCGGAGGCAAAGCCGGAGGCGGTGCAGTGTCTCTCCGCGCTGGCGTGGCAGCGTGAGCAGGAGTTTCAAAAGCCGCCGAATGACGAGGCGGCCTTCCGGCGCGGGCCATTTGCCTATCCACAACGTGAGGATGCAAAGCCGTTGCCTGCTGCGCTGAACCTGCCTGTCACGGTGTCTTCATCCGTAGAGAAGGCGGAGGTGGAGCTTAGGATTGCAGCAGGGGTGCGTGCCCTTCATGCGTTTGCCGATGGAGAGGCGGAGTGCTGGTTCCGTGACGCGACCCGGCTGGATCCCCAGTGTGCGAGCGCATGGCTGGGCCTCGCCATGGCGAATGAGAAGCTGCCTTCGCGTGCGCTGTATTTCCTGGACAAGGCAAAGGCCGCACAAGCTCGCACGTCGCGAGAGGATGGGTGGATTGCGGCCTATGACATCTTCTTCCAGACGGCGCGTTCCGCAGACCTGCTGGAACGGCTGGCGACCTTGAGCGGCGCCCTGCAGAAGCAGGGAGACAACCGCTGCGCGGAGACCTTTGCGTTACGTTATCGTATCGTTCGTGCGAATATCGCCAGGATACAGCTTGCTGACGCAGCAGAGGTTGCCGGGACCTATGCGAAATGGACCGACGAAGAGGGTGGGGAAGCTCTGCTGTTCTATCCCGTACTGCTGTGGTTGAAGTTTGACCCGGCCAAGGCAGCGCTGCACACGAAGGCCCTTCAGGAAATGGATGGCGCAGCATCCGCCTGGCGTCTCGCGGCGGAGCCTGCGCTTGCGTTGGGGAACTACCACGAAGCGGCAGCGTGCCTGGAGGTCGCGCTCGCGAAGGTGCAGAACCCCACGCAGGCATCATCGTCGGTCCCATCGTCCGAGAGGGAGCATGCCGCGCTACAGTATGCCAAGGCGCTGGCGTGGTGTTTTTTTCATGGTGGTCAGTCCTCGCGTGCCATGGATAATGCGTTGACTCTCGTCGGCGCGCCCCGCAAGCCGGGCTTCACGGGACTGGAGGCCGTGGACGATGAGCCCGAGAGTGGCTACTTGGGCGCGCTTCAACTGCGTGCCCAACTGTGGATGGCCACGGGCGGATGGGAATCTCTGGCAGATGAAACACATGCTGCCATAACTGGCACACGCAAGGAGGATGGCCTGCTGGTGCGGGTACATCAGTACTACTGGGCCGTACTCGCGAACGCTGCGCTCGGTCGTGGGAAGGAAGCGCAGCATGCCAAAGTGGAACTCGGCAAGGCGGCAGATGAGATTGCCCGCACTCCATACCTCACCCGCCATTCCAACCTGGCATCCGGTTACGTGCGCGGTGCAGAGGCCTTCTACGGTCTCGTGCAGGGTCGCATCTCACCGTTCATGAAGGATATCGCCCATGTGCCCGGATTCATACTGGCTCCGTGGATGAGCAAGGCAGGTGCGTCCTCCGCTGCACAGGCCCTGGTGGACGAGGCGTTGAAGGAGCATCCAGCGTCGCAACCTCTATCGCGCATCGCTACGTCGTTGAGAAGTGGCCCGGCTGCCGTGGATGCGCTCGTGACATTCTCTCCGGCGCTTGCACCGGCGACGGTGTACAGCAGAAGTGTCTGGTCCTACAGGAACTTCCGGCCCGCGCAGCCAGAGTTCTCCCTGCCGGATAAGAGCGGTGTGACGCATGCGCTCAAGGAATTCAAAGGTCGTCCCGTGCTGGTCATCTTCTTCCTGGGCCAGGGCTGCGCCCATTGCATTGAGCAGTTGCAGAAGTTCCGACCGCTGGTGGGTGCGTATGAGCAGGCCGGGATTCCCATCGTGGCCATCGGCACGGATAGTGTGGCGAAGCTGGAGGAGAGTCTCGGTCCCGGACCGGAGCTGAACCCGGACCTGCCCTATCTCATTCTCTCAGACGAACCGATGGCTGCCTTCAAGGCATGGAAGTGCTATGATGAGTTTCTGCAGAAGCCACTGCATGGCACCTTCCTGCTGGATGGAGATGGCGGTGTATTATGGAGTGATATCAGCCATGACCCATACTCACAGGCCGGCTACCTTCTGGGCGAGTGCCAGCGGTTGTTGAGGCTGCATGGCGGTGAGGCGAAGCCGTCTTCGGTCATGACGACGGGGCAAGGGGAGGGGAAGTAG
- a CDS encoding DUF1501 domain-containing protein, which produces MNLIFRRKNEPSRRQFMVQTGCAAMGITSMVNTIAHLKLMQGALNAQAPPSGYRALVCVFLNGGNDSNNMLLPFSGTARTDYEAGRGMLTIPVNNATASLNALQLNATNIAECDPLGGYLGTLGVHPKFNHIKTIFDEGDAAFVANVGTLTYPGVTRANYPTAPKPPQLYSHSDQQVQWQSSIPDRPFTSGWGGRIADLLDPLHNPSSGNASMSISISGVNSFQVSPTGVVAPYVMTSGGLVSLAGYGTNYTSAVNDPNILFQAANYKTAEAGRRLQAFENILNMSHASLMENAYNGVAMNARLTEGMVGTALQGTVGTTAGTTTLDTYFNNAFTGTGLNVNNDFTNQMKLVARLIAGRAALGNTRQIFFVQHGGYDTHIAQIPAGSNTAGHTGLMNYLNCTLKGFADAIKGPEVGNQWDNVTSFTASDFTRTFTANKTDATAGSDHAWGGHTLIMGGSVKGARVYGKFPVLKLGNSGDPNTIDATTANRGLWIPSTSVDQYAAVLARWLGVSDSALDDIFPNLPRFVTIPNIISGNMDFMNA; this is translated from the coding sequence ATGAACCTAATCTTTCGTCGCAAGAACGAGCCCAGCCGCCGCCAGTTCATGGTACAGACCGGCTGTGCCGCCATGGGCATCACCAGCATGGTGAATACCATCGCGCACCTGAAGCTCATGCAGGGTGCGCTCAATGCGCAGGCTCCGCCCTCGGGATACCGGGCGCTGGTCTGCGTATTCCTGAACGGGGGCAATGACTCCAACAACATGCTCCTTCCCTTCAGCGGGACGGCCCGTACGGACTATGAAGCCGGACGTGGTATGTTGACCATTCCCGTAAACAATGCCACTGCCTCGCTGAACGCGCTTCAGCTCAATGCCACGAATATTGCCGAGTGTGATCCACTCGGCGGTTATCTGGGCACGCTCGGGGTGCATCCCAAGTTCAACCACATCAAGACCATCTTCGACGAAGGTGATGCGGCGTTCGTGGCAAATGTGGGCACGCTGACTTATCCCGGCGTGACCCGTGCGAACTACCCCACCGCACCGAAGCCGCCGCAGCTCTATTCGCACTCAGACCAGCAGGTGCAGTGGCAGAGCTCGATTCCTGATCGTCCCTTCACCAGTGGATGGGGTGGTCGCATCGCGGACCTGCTCGATCCCTTGCACAATCCCAGCAGTGGGAATGCCTCCATGTCCATCTCGATCTCCGGGGTGAACAGCTTCCAGGTGAGCCCCACGGGGGTGGTCGCTCCCTATGTGATGACCAGCGGCGGCCTTGTCAGCCTCGCCGGTTACGGGACGAACTACACCAGCGCGGTGAATGACCCGAACATCCTGTTCCAGGCGGCCAACTACAAAACGGCGGAAGCCGGGCGCCGTCTGCAGGCATTCGAGAACATTCTCAACATGTCCCATGCGAGCCTCATGGAGAATGCCTACAACGGCGTCGCCATGAATGCCCGCCTGACAGAAGGCATGGTGGGCACGGCGCTCCAGGGCACCGTGGGCACCACCGCCGGCACCACGACCCTCGACACCTACTTCAATAACGCCTTTACCGGCACAGGGTTGAACGTGAACAATGACTTCACCAACCAGATGAAGCTGGTGGCGCGGTTGATTGCGGGACGGGCAGCTCTGGGGAATACCCGCCAGATCTTCTTCGTCCAGCACGGCGGCTACGACACCCACATCGCCCAGATCCCGGCAGGCAGCAATACGGCGGGTCACACCGGATTGATGAACTACCTCAACTGCACATTGAAGGGATTTGCGGATGCGATCAAGGGACCGGAAGTGGGCAACCAGTGGGACAATGTGACATCCTTCACTGCGTCCGACTTCACGCGTACCTTCACCGCGAACAAGACGGATGCCACGGCGGGCTCCGACCACGCTTGGGGTGGCCACACCCTGATCATGGGCGGTTCCGTCAAGGGTGCTCGTGTCTACGGCAAGTTCCCTGTACTGAAGCTGGGCAACAGCGGCGACCCGAATACCATCGATGCCACCACGGCCAACCGCGGTCTCTGGATTCCCAGCACTTCGGTGGACCAGTATGCCGCTGTCCTGGCCCGCTGGCTTGGCGTGAGCGATTCGGCTCTGGATGACATCTTCCCGAACCTTCCGCGTTTTGTTACGATTCCCAATATCATTTCGGGTAACATGGACTTCATGAATGCCTGA
- a CDS encoding DUF1800 family protein gives MTRSSLLTLLGVTSAFGLAVSSVQASTDYNNDGYDDVWQHRHSVTVSSFPLASDYDGDGYTNQAESVAGTDLRNSLDCPEITNTVISGTNVQVSIKTQTGKSYQLQSSAAPNGPTWTNEGTAITGNGAVQTVTVASGTGTKHYRFSVSDKDTDGDGVSDWAEGLMGTNPALANSPANASGGAASDADVLRSLMSFTTAVITSSAYEKENTNGRIRITRTFGTMPLTLSLTTSGNTVATKGSAASTDYTLKDGAGAALSASSFTVPSGATTFDVQIAPVVETPNVPEVPEMLRLTLRRVNGSVTVPVGSTQGVNIRDATNVDANRKLFVAYLGREGGAITTATGLATLLLNGDNTVGEVNSTFSNLTSAQSASHLHAAPATDPQASGPIVESLPLGQVTGHLYDVQAETIASWATDQAALNALFGGFVYINVHSANYGSGEIRGNYTLSDGSINPPPAPPAPPAYGSAEWPTLAGSDLDRDIVRFLTQATYGATPESIQEVKALITANGNNAIAGYTAWINKQMDLAQTPSPSLQKLVQAADMEEFILRNNKPINAGNDPQFGGASFGWNTTSRTWTSSTIHQNNYPFQNNRRREWWTLVMQSKDQLRQRMALALSEIVVVSENDGTVQAYHYGLANYWDMLAANAFGNYRTILEEVTYSPVMGIYLSHLKNQKATGTISPDENYAREIMQLFSIGLVQRHLNGALKLGNNGLPVPTYDQGDITELARVFTGMSFGKRHQSVANAPTYPTASTQRIGTTLEDNTNFFEGNGVRFWQGQWMNRMKMFDTYHDFNAKVLFNGKAGQTSIPARTNNATPESEGNADVIDALNAIAGNPASGTYNGHPNTPVFIARLLIQRFTTSNPSSAYLYRVAEKYQSTKGNLGEVIKTILLDYEARSLSIADNTVAAGKPKEPILHFAAMHRALKCYTGSPLVNLTTMPITFTTMQAPTTTAYETTEYNKFPANSVRFRWADTQGAITQSPQRPPSVFNWFLPDYVVPGPLATAGLKAPELQVATESNVVNVINAHYNTIFTSYPPTVKAGRGLDDYFNLANYQTGAGAQLSIPQYGVDKGYFDSTTFDASPAPATDQPNNHNNQLDNLVPKWDELIALYTNTYTTVLTAQYAPSPVPATPGTTQKQTAHAEAVKAIVDQCDLLMSAGYLKAKFGASATANPRQSIIDGLNLIAANNRHTTDATNFTNDARTRCRNALYLVTITPQALILK, from the coding sequence ATGACTCGCTCCTCACTCCTCACTCTACTGGGTGTTACATCGGCCTTCGGACTGGCCGTTTCCTCTGTGCAAGCAAGCACGGATTACAACAACGATGGATACGATGATGTATGGCAGCATCGTCATTCCGTCACCGTGTCAAGTTTCCCTCTGGCCAGCGATTATGATGGCGATGGATACACCAACCAGGCGGAATCCGTTGCTGGTACAGACCTGCGCAATTCACTCGATTGTCCGGAAATCACCAACACGGTGATCTCGGGCACGAACGTCCAGGTGTCGATCAAAACGCAGACCGGAAAATCGTACCAACTGCAGAGCAGCGCGGCGCCCAATGGCCCTACATGGACCAATGAGGGCACGGCCATCACTGGCAACGGCGCTGTCCAGACGGTGACGGTGGCGTCTGGAACGGGCACCAAGCACTATCGCTTCAGTGTCTCGGACAAGGACACGGATGGTGACGGGGTTTCCGATTGGGCAGAAGGCCTGATGGGAACAAATCCGGCGCTCGCCAATTCTCCGGCCAATGCCTCCGGTGGTGCAGCCAGCGATGCGGATGTCCTTCGCAGCTTGATGTCCTTCACCACCGCGGTGATCACCTCGAGCGCCTATGAGAAGGAAAACACCAATGGTCGCATTCGCATTACACGCACCTTTGGCACCATGCCGCTGACGTTGAGCCTCACGACTTCAGGAAACACAGTGGCCACGAAGGGCTCCGCCGCATCCACCGACTACACCCTAAAGGATGGCGCCGGCGCGGCCCTTTCCGCGAGCTCATTCACGGTGCCGAGCGGCGCAACCACCTTCGATGTGCAGATCGCACCGGTGGTGGAAACGCCCAATGTGCCTGAAGTGCCGGAAATGCTCCGTCTCACCCTCCGCCGCGTCAATGGCAGCGTGACGGTCCCTGTGGGATCCACCCAGGGCGTGAATATTCGTGATGCCACGAACGTGGATGCGAATCGCAAGCTCTTCGTTGCCTATCTCGGACGTGAAGGTGGCGCCATCACCACGGCAACCGGCCTGGCTACGCTGCTCCTGAATGGGGACAATACGGTGGGCGAAGTGAATTCCACCTTCAGCAACCTGACCTCTGCCCAGAGCGCCTCACACTTGCATGCCGCTCCTGCGACGGACCCTCAAGCCAGTGGACCTATTGTGGAAAGCCTTCCCCTCGGGCAGGTGACCGGACATCTCTATGACGTGCAGGCGGAGACGATCGCTTCCTGGGCGACGGATCAGGCTGCCCTCAACGCTCTCTTTGGAGGTTTTGTATATATCAACGTGCATAGTGCCAACTACGGCAGCGGAGAAATTCGCGGCAACTACACCCTGAGTGATGGTTCCATCAATCCGCCTCCGGCTCCTCCGGCTCCTCCAGCTTACGGCAGCGCCGAGTGGCCTACACTTGCAGGAAGTGACTTGGATCGTGATATCGTGCGCTTCCTCACGCAGGCCACCTACGGAGCCACTCCAGAGAGCATCCAGGAAGTAAAGGCCCTTATCACGGCCAATGGCAACAATGCCATCGCTGGCTACACCGCCTGGATCAACAAGCAGATGGACCTCGCGCAGACCCCCTCGCCTTCGCTGCAAAAGCTGGTGCAGGCCGCGGACATGGAGGAGTTCATTCTCCGCAACAACAAGCCCATCAATGCCGGCAATGACCCGCAGTTCGGTGGCGCCTCGTTCGGATGGAACACCACCTCCCGTACCTGGACCTCGAGCACCATCCACCAGAACAACTACCCGTTCCAGAACAACCGCCGCCGTGAGTGGTGGACGCTCGTGATGCAGAGCAAGGACCAGCTCCGCCAGCGCATGGCTCTTGCCCTGAGTGAAATCGTGGTGGTGTCCGAAAACGATGGCACGGTGCAGGCCTATCACTATGGTCTGGCCAACTACTGGGATATGCTGGCGGCAAATGCCTTCGGCAACTACCGCACGATTCTGGAGGAAGTCACCTACAGCCCCGTCATGGGGATCTACCTGAGCCACCTGAAGAATCAGAAGGCCACCGGCACCATCAGCCCGGATGAGAACTATGCGCGTGAAATCATGCAGCTCTTCTCCATCGGCCTGGTGCAGCGGCACCTGAACGGCGCGCTGAAGCTGGGCAACAATGGTCTCCCGGTTCCCACCTACGACCAGGGTGACATCACCGAGCTGGCCCGCGTGTTCACCGGCATGAGCTTCGGCAAGCGTCATCAAAGCGTGGCGAATGCTCCGACTTATCCCACGGCATCCACGCAACGCATCGGCACCACGCTGGAGGACAACACCAACTTCTTCGAAGGCAATGGTGTCCGCTTCTGGCAGGGACAGTGGATGAACCGCATGAAGATGTTCGACACCTACCATGACTTCAATGCGAAGGTGCTGTTCAACGGCAAGGCAGGCCAGACAAGCATCCCGGCCCGCACGAACAACGCCACTCCTGAATCGGAAGGCAATGCGGATGTGATCGATGCGCTGAACGCCATCGCGGGTAATCCCGCCTCGGGCACGTACAACGGGCATCCGAATACGCCGGTGTTCATCGCGCGCCTGCTGATTCAGCGTTTCACCACGTCGAACCCCAGCTCCGCGTACCTCTATCGCGTGGCTGAGAAGTACCAGTCCACCAAGGGCAATCTGGGTGAGGTCATCAAGACCATCCTGCTCGACTATGAAGCCCGCAGTCTCTCCATTGCGGACAACACCGTCGCCGCAGGCAAGCCGAAGGAGCCCATCCTTCACTTCGCTGCCATGCACCGTGCGCTGAAGTGCTATACGGGTTCACCACTGGTGAATCTCACGACGATGCCCATCACCTTCACCACCATGCAGGCGCCCACGACGACGGCCTACGAGACGACGGAATACAACAAGTTCCCCGCCAACTCCGTCCGCTTCCGCTGGGCAGATACGCAGGGTGCCATCACCCAGTCGCCGCAGCGTCCACCGAGCGTGTTCAACTGGTTCCTGCCAGACTATGTCGTGCCGGGTCCGCTGGCCACAGCCGGTTTGAAGGCGCCGGAGCTGCAAGTGGCGACGGAGTCGAATGTCGTGAACGTGATCAATGCCCACTACAACACCATCTTCACTTCGTATCCACCGACGGTGAAAGCAGGTCGCGGATTGGATGACTACTTCAACCTCGCGAACTACCAGACAGGTGCGGGAGCACAGCTCTCGATCCCGCAGTACGGTGTGGACAAGGGGTACTTCGATTCCACGACGTTTGACGCTTCGCCTGCCCCAGCTACGGACCAGCCGAACAACCACAACAACCAGCTCGACAACCTGGTGCCCAAGTGGGATGAGCTGATTGCGTTGTACACGAATACGTATACCACAGTGCTGACGGCCCAGTACGCGCCGAGTCCCGTGCCGGCCACCCCTGGCACCACCCAGAAACAGACGGCTCACGCGGAAGCGGTGAAGGCCATCGTGGATCAGTGCGACCTGCTGATGTCCGCGGGATATCTGAAGGCGAAGTTCGGTGCTTCGGCCACGGCGAATCCGAGGCAGTCCATCATCGATGGGTTGAACCTCATCGCCGCCAACAACCGTCACACAACGGATGCGACAAACTTCACCAATGACGCGCGAACCCGGTGCCGGAACGCCCTCTACCTCGTGACGATTACTCCGCAGGCCCTCATCCTTAAATAA